A window of the Serratia sarumanii genome harbors these coding sequences:
- a CDS encoding DASS family sodium-coupled anion symporter, which yields MDKLTPLKPLPSLCALAATLIIWFLIPVPEGVAPNAWQLLALFIGTIIAIIGKAMPIGAVSVIAIALVAVTGVTNPGKPGAALDDALSGFSNQLIWLIGFSIMISLSLNKTGLGARIGYYFISLFGKKTLGIAYALTLAETTLAPVTPSNTARGGGIIHPIMKSIADSFGSKPELNTSGKIGRYLSLVNYNINPVTSAMFITATAPNPLIVSLIAKGTHGSFELSWSMWAIAALVPGLCSLIVMPLVIYLLYPPEVKSTPDAPRFAREKLQALGPVTLPEKITLGVFALLLVLWAGIPAMIFGPALAVNPTTAALIGLAVLLATGVLSWEDVLKHKGAWDTVVWFSALVMMASFLGKLGLIGWLSQTVGNGIDHMGMSWVGGTILLTLIYLYSHYFFASTTAHVTAMFAAFFAAGIALGAPPALLGLILAFSSSLMMSLTHYGTGTAPIVFGSGYVTLGEWWKAGWVMSVVNLLIWIVIGGAWWKLLGYW from the coding sequence ATGGATAAACTCACACCGCTCAAACCGCTTCCTTCCCTGTGCGCCCTTGCCGCCACGCTGATTATCTGGTTCCTCATTCCCGTGCCGGAGGGCGTCGCGCCTAATGCCTGGCAACTGCTGGCGCTGTTTATCGGCACCATCATCGCCATCATCGGCAAGGCGATGCCGATCGGCGCAGTCTCGGTGATCGCCATCGCCCTGGTGGCGGTGACCGGCGTCACCAATCCCGGCAAGCCGGGCGCCGCGCTGGACGACGCGCTCAGCGGCTTTTCCAACCAGCTGATCTGGCTGATCGGTTTTTCGATCATGATCTCCCTCAGCCTGAATAAAACCGGGCTGGGCGCGCGCATAGGCTATTACTTTATTTCGCTGTTCGGCAAAAAAACGCTGGGCATCGCCTATGCGCTGACGCTGGCGGAAACCACGCTGGCGCCGGTGACGCCGAGCAACACCGCGCGCGGCGGCGGCATCATTCACCCGATCATGAAGTCGATCGCCGACAGCTTCGGCTCCAAACCCGAGCTCAATACCTCCGGCAAAATCGGCCGCTACCTGTCGCTGGTGAACTACAACATCAACCCGGTCACCTCGGCGATGTTTATCACCGCTACCGCGCCTAACCCGCTGATTGTCAGCCTGATCGCCAAAGGCACACACGGCAGCTTCGAGCTGTCCTGGTCGATGTGGGCAATCGCCGCTCTGGTGCCGGGACTGTGCTCGCTGATCGTGATGCCGCTGGTCATCTATCTGCTGTATCCGCCGGAGGTGAAAAGTACCCCGGACGCGCCGCGCTTCGCGCGCGAAAAACTGCAGGCGCTGGGGCCGGTAACGCTGCCGGAGAAAATCACCCTCGGGGTGTTCGCGCTGTTGCTGGTGCTGTGGGCCGGCATTCCGGCGATGATCTTCGGCCCGGCGCTGGCGGTCAATCCCACCACCGCGGCGCTGATCGGCCTGGCGGTGCTGCTGGCCACCGGGGTGCTGAGCTGGGAGGATGTGCTCAAGCATAAAGGTGCCTGGGACACCGTGGTGTGGTTCTCGGCGCTGGTGATGATGGCCAGCTTCCTTGGCAAGCTGGGGCTGATCGGCTGGCTGTCGCAAACCGTGGGCAACGGCATCGACCATATGGGCATGAGCTGGGTGGGCGGCACGATCTTGCTGACCCTCATCTATTTGTATTCGCACTATTTCTTCGCCAGCACCACCGCGCACGTGACGGCGATGTTCGCCGCCTTCTTCGCCGCCGGCATCGCGCTCGGCGCGCCACCGGCGCTGCTGGGCCTGATCCTGGCGTTCTCTTCCTCGCTGATGATGTCGCTGACGCATTACGGCACCGGCACCGCGCCGATCGTCTTCGGCTCCGGCTACGTGACGCTGGGGGAATGGTGGAAAGCGGGATGGGTGATGAGCGTGGTTAACTTGCTGATCTGGATAGTGATCGGCGGAGCATGGTGGAAGCTGCTGGGCTACTGGTGA
- the leuC gene encoding 3-isopropylmalate dehydratase large subunit: MAKTLYQKLYDAHVVHEAPNETPLLYIDRHLVHEVTSPQAFDGLRAMGRKVRQPGKTFATMDHNVSTQTKDINASGEMARIQMQELIKNCAEFGVSLYDLNHPFQGIVHVIGPEQGMTLPGMTIVCGDSHTATHGAFGSLAFGIGTSEVEHVLATQTLKQGRAKTMKIEVTGDAAEGITAKDIVLAVIGKTGSAGGTGHVVEFCGKAIEALSMEGRMTLCNMAIEMGAKAGLVAPDDTTFAYLKGRQFAPTGENWEQAVAYWRTLKSDAEAQFDTVVTLRAEEIAPQVTWGTNPGQVIAVNQAIPAPESFSDPVERASAEKALAYMDLKPGIKLTDVPIDKVFIGSCTNSRIEDLRAAAAIAKGRKVASGVQAIVVPGSGPVKAQAEAEGLDKIFIEAGFEWRLPGCSMCLAMNNDRLNPGERCASTSNRNFEGRQGRGGRTHLVSPAMAAAAAVAGHFADIRDIH, translated from the coding sequence ATGGCCAAGACCTTATACCAGAAGCTGTACGACGCCCACGTAGTGCACGAAGCGCCGAACGAAACGCCGTTGCTGTATATCGACCGTCACCTGGTGCACGAAGTCACTTCGCCGCAGGCGTTCGACGGCCTGCGCGCCATGGGCCGCAAGGTGCGCCAGCCCGGCAAAACCTTCGCCACCATGGATCACAACGTGTCGACCCAGACCAAAGACATCAACGCCAGCGGCGAGATGGCGCGCATCCAGATGCAGGAGCTGATCAAGAACTGCGCGGAATTCGGCGTTTCGCTGTATGACCTGAACCACCCGTTCCAGGGCATCGTGCACGTGATCGGGCCTGAGCAAGGCATGACGCTGCCGGGCATGACCATCGTTTGCGGCGACTCGCACACCGCCACCCACGGCGCTTTCGGCTCGCTGGCGTTCGGCATCGGCACCTCCGAAGTGGAACACGTGCTGGCGACCCAGACCCTGAAGCAGGGCCGCGCCAAGACCATGAAGATTGAAGTCACCGGCGACGCCGCCGAGGGTATTACCGCCAAAGACATCGTGCTGGCGGTGATCGGCAAAACCGGCAGCGCCGGCGGCACCGGCCACGTGGTGGAGTTCTGCGGCAAGGCGATCGAAGCGTTGAGCATGGAAGGCCGCATGACCCTGTGCAACATGGCGATCGAAATGGGCGCCAAAGCCGGGTTGGTCGCGCCGGACGACACCACCTTCGCCTACCTGAAGGGGCGTCAGTTCGCGCCAACCGGAGAAAACTGGGAGCAGGCGGTCGCCTATTGGCGCACGCTGAAGTCCGATGCCGAAGCCCAATTCGATACCGTGGTGACGCTGCGCGCCGAAGAAATCGCGCCGCAGGTCACCTGGGGCACCAACCCCGGCCAGGTGATCGCCGTCAATCAGGCGATCCCGGCGCCGGAATCGTTCAGCGATCCGGTCGAGCGCGCCTCCGCGGAAAAAGCCTTGGCCTACATGGACTTGAAACCGGGCATCAAATTGACCGACGTGCCGATCGACAAAGTGTTCATCGGCTCCTGCACCAACTCGCGTATCGAAGATCTGCGCGCGGCGGCGGCGATCGCCAAGGGGCGCAAGGTCGCCAGCGGCGTGCAGGCCATCGTGGTGCCGGGCTCCGGCCCGGTGAAGGCCCAGGCGGAAGCCGAAGGGTTGGACAAAATCTTTATCGAAGCCGGTTTCGAATGGCGTTTGCCGGGCTGCTCGATGTGTCTGGCGATGAACAACGATCGCCTGAATCCGGGCGAACGCTGCGCGTCCACCAGCAACCGTAACTTCGAAGGGCGTCAGGGCCGCGGTGGGCGCACCCACCTGGTCAGCCCGGCGATGGCCGCCGCGGCCGCCGTTGCCGGTCACTTCGCCGACATCCGTGATATTCACTAA
- the thiB gene encoding thiamine ABC transporter substrate binding subunit, with protein MVKKYLPCLLLLCAAPVFAKPTLTVYTYDSFAADWGPGPAVKKAFEAECDCELKFVALEDGVSLLNRLRMEGKNSAADVVLGLDNNLLQAAQQTGLFAPSGVDTAKLTVPGGWQDATFVPYDYGYFAFVYNKEKLKNPPKSLQELVSSDRNWKVIYEDPRTSTPGLGLLLWMQKVYDDKAPAAWQQLAKKTVTVTKGWSEAYGLFLKGEGDLVLSYTTSPAYHLIEEKKDSYAAATFSEGHYLQVEVAGKLKAAKQPELAERFMQFMVTPAFQNTIPTGNWMYPVINTPLPVGFEQMNVPHTALQYSAEEVAKQRGGWIRAWQTAVSR; from the coding sequence GTGGTCAAAAAATATCTGCCCTGCTTATTGCTGCTGTGCGCCGCGCCGGTGTTCGCCAAGCCGACGCTGACGGTTTACACCTACGATTCCTTCGCCGCCGACTGGGGCCCAGGCCCGGCGGTGAAAAAAGCCTTCGAAGCCGAGTGCGACTGTGAATTGAAGTTCGTCGCGCTGGAAGACGGCGTCTCGCTGCTGAACCGCCTGCGCATGGAAGGCAAGAACAGCGCCGCCGACGTGGTGCTGGGGCTGGACAACAACCTGTTGCAGGCGGCGCAGCAAACCGGCCTGTTCGCGCCGAGCGGCGTCGACACCGCCAAACTGACGGTGCCGGGCGGCTGGCAGGACGCGACCTTCGTGCCTTACGACTACGGCTACTTCGCCTTCGTCTACAACAAAGAAAAACTGAAGAACCCGCCGAAAAGCCTGCAGGAGCTGGTCAGCAGCGATCGCAACTGGAAAGTGATCTACGAAGATCCGCGCACCAGCACGCCGGGCCTCGGCCTGCTGCTGTGGATGCAAAAAGTCTATGACGACAAAGCGCCTGCCGCCTGGCAGCAGCTGGCGAAAAAGACCGTCACCGTCACCAAAGGCTGGAGCGAAGCCTACGGCCTGTTCCTGAAGGGCGAAGGCGATCTGGTGCTCAGCTACACCACCTCTCCGGCCTATCATCTTATCGAAGAGAAGAAAGACAGCTACGCCGCCGCCACGTTCAGCGAAGGCCACTACCTGCAGGTGGAAGTGGCGGGCAAGCTGAAGGCCGCCAAACAGCCTGAGCTGGCGGAGCGCTTCATGCAGTTCATGGTGACGCCGGCCTTCCAGAATACCATCCCGACCGGCAACTGGATGTATCCGGTGATCAACACCCCACTGCCCGTCGGCTTTGAGCAGATGAACGTGCCGCATACTGCATTGCAATACAGTGCCGAAGAGGTGGCCAAACAACGCGGCGGTTGGATCCGGGCATGGCAAACCGCCGTCAGCCGCTGA
- the leuD gene encoding 3-isopropylmalate dehydratase small subunit yields the protein MAKFTQHTGLVVPLDAANVDTDAIIPKQFLQKVTRTGFGQHLFNDWRFLDDAGQQPNPEFVLNKPRYKGASILLARENFGCGSSREHAPWALTDYGFKVVIAPSFADIFYGNSFNNQLLPVTLSEQQVDELFKLVDANEGTEFVVDLENQTVNAGGKSYPFEIDSFRRHCMINGLDSIGLTLQHEADISRYEAQQPAFLN from the coding sequence GTGGCTAAATTTACTCAACATACCGGCTTAGTGGTGCCTTTGGATGCGGCCAACGTCGACACCGACGCCATTATTCCCAAGCAGTTTTTACAGAAGGTCACCCGCACCGGCTTCGGCCAGCACCTGTTCAACGACTGGCGCTTCCTCGACGACGCCGGCCAGCAGCCGAACCCGGAATTCGTGCTGAACAAACCGCGCTATAAAGGCGCCAGCATCCTGTTGGCGCGCGAGAACTTCGGCTGCGGCTCCTCGCGCGAACACGCGCCCTGGGCGCTGACCGATTACGGATTCAAAGTGGTGATCGCGCCGAGCTTCGCCGATATCTTTTACGGCAACTCGTTCAACAACCAGCTGTTGCCGGTGACGCTGAGCGAACAGCAGGTGGATGAGCTGTTCAAGCTGGTGGACGCCAACGAGGGAACGGAGTTCGTGGTGGATCTGGAGAACCAGACGGTCAACGCCGGCGGCAAAAGCTATCCGTTCGAAATCGACAGCTTCCGCCGCCACTGCATGATCAACGGGCTGGACAGCATCGGCCTGACGCTGCAGCACGAAGCGGACATCTCCCGCTACGAAGCGCAGCAGCCGGCGTTTTTGAATTAA
- the sgrT gene encoding glucose uptake inhibitor SgrT, producing MMKAFLSRQFYQRYFSAVRRQRADWLSVVPEQARLAMLAHLTQWDIKEMTDKQYREHL from the coding sequence ATGATGAAAGCTTTCTTATCCAGACAGTTCTACCAGCGCTATTTCAGCGCGGTGCGCCGCCAGCGCGCAGACTGGCTGAGCGTGGTGCCCGAGCAGGCGCGGCTGGCGATGCTGGCGCACCTGACGCAATGGGATATCAAAGAGATGACCGATAAGCAGTATCGCGAGCACCTGTAG
- a CDS encoding sugar efflux transporter, whose product MQRLSRLSQRINPIFAAFLLIAFLSGIAGALLTPTLSLFLTTEVKVRPLWVGLFYTANAVAGIVVSFLLAKRSDTRGDRRRLILLCCLMAVGNCLLFAFNRDYLTLITAGVLMSAVANTAMPQIFALAREYADSEAREVVMFSSVMRAQLSLAWVIGPPLSFALALSYGFTVMFLIAAATFAVCVLLVGFMLPSVPRAADGEGLREGASAPIAPASAWRNRDVRLLFIASMLMWTCNTLYIIDMPLYITADLGLPEGLAGVLMGTAAGLEIPAMLLAGYYVQRFGKRNMMLLAVAAGVLFYLGLTVLESKPALIALQLLNAVFIGIVAGIGMLYFQDLMPGRPGAATTLFTNSISTGVILAGVLQGALVENFGHGSVYWMAALLALAALGMSAKVREV is encoded by the coding sequence ATGCAACGCCTGAGCCGGTTGTCACAGCGCATCAATCCCATCTTTGCCGCATTCCTGCTGATTGCTTTTCTTTCTGGCATCGCCGGCGCGTTGCTGACGCCGACGCTCAGCCTGTTTCTGACCACCGAGGTCAAGGTGCGGCCGCTGTGGGTCGGGCTGTTTTACACCGCCAACGCGGTGGCCGGCATCGTCGTCAGTTTTCTGCTGGCCAAACGCTCCGATACTCGCGGCGATCGGCGCAGGCTGATCCTGCTGTGCTGCCTGATGGCGGTCGGCAACTGTCTGCTGTTTGCCTTTAACCGCGACTACCTGACGCTGATCACCGCCGGGGTGCTGATGTCCGCCGTTGCCAACACCGCCATGCCGCAGATTTTCGCGCTGGCGCGGGAATACGCCGACAGCGAGGCGCGTGAAGTGGTGATGTTCAGCTCGGTGATGCGCGCCCAGCTATCGCTGGCGTGGGTGATCGGCCCGCCGCTGTCGTTTGCGCTGGCGCTCAGCTACGGGTTCACCGTGATGTTCCTGATCGCCGCCGCTACCTTCGCGGTCTGCGTGCTGCTGGTAGGATTCATGCTGCCTTCGGTGCCGCGCGCGGCGGATGGCGAAGGGTTGCGGGAAGGCGCTTCCGCGCCGATTGCGCCCGCCAGCGCCTGGCGCAATCGCGATGTGCGGCTGCTGTTCATCGCCTCGATGCTGATGTGGACCTGCAATACCTTGTACATCATCGATATGCCGCTGTATATCACCGCCGATCTCGGCCTGCCGGAAGGGCTGGCCGGGGTGCTGATGGGCACCGCCGCCGGGTTGGAGATCCCGGCGATGCTGTTGGCCGGTTATTACGTCCAACGCTTCGGCAAACGCAACATGATGCTGCTGGCGGTGGCGGCGGGCGTGCTGTTTTATCTTGGGTTGACGGTGCTGGAGAGCAAGCCGGCCCTGATCGCGCTGCAGTTGCTCAACGCGGTGTTTATCGGCATCGTCGCCGGTATAGGCATGCTCTATTTTCAGGATTTGATGCCGGGCCGGCCGGGCGCCGCCACCACGCTGTTCACCAACAGCATCTCTACCGGGGTGATCCTGGCCGGGGTGCTGCAGGGCGCGCTGGTGGAGAATTTCGGTCATGGCTCGGTGTATTGGATGGCGGCGCTGTTGGCGCTGGCGGCGCTCGGGATGAGCGCCAAAGTGCGTGAAGTGTGA
- the sgrR gene encoding HTH-type transcriptional regulator SgrR, with amino-acid sequence MSTSRLQQQFIRLWQRCHGETTDTTLQDLAEVLSCSRRHVRSLLSAMQREGWLTWQAESGRGKRSRLTFHYTGLALQQQRAEELLEQDRIDQLVQLVGDKNVVRQMLLSQLGRSFRQGKHILRVLYYRQLYNLLPGSALRRSETHLARQIFNGLTRINEENGELESDLSHHWQALTPLHWRFYLRPAIHFHHGRELEMADVITSLSRLTSQPLFSHIESVTSPTPFVIDVQLRSPDHWLPWLLGSVQAMILPREWRELPDFARHPVGTGPYRMVRNHPSQMKIHAFDDYFGYRALIDEVNIWVLPEFSEELVHSGVQLQGDETGNSELESRLEEGCYFLLFDQRSPLAADPAIRSWLCELINPISLLSHAGPLYQRYWSPAYGLLPRWHHNRTLAQQPKPAGLTELTMTHFNEHSEFHAIRQAIEPLLAQHGIRLIVQSVDYATWHQGDARSDLWLGSANFYLPLEFSLFATLYELPLVQHCMNEDLAQDAALWRANRLPLAEFCQRLVSNHQLHPLFHHWLQLHGQRSMRGVRMNTLGWFDFKSAWFAPPEA; translated from the coding sequence ATGTCCACGTCCCGATTGCAGCAGCAGTTCATCCGTCTGTGGCAGCGCTGCCACGGTGAAACCACCGACACCACGCTGCAGGATCTGGCGGAGGTGCTGAGCTGCTCGCGGCGCCACGTGCGCTCCCTGCTGAGCGCCATGCAGCGAGAGGGCTGGCTCACCTGGCAGGCGGAGTCGGGGCGCGGCAAACGTTCGCGGCTAACCTTCCACTACACCGGCCTGGCGCTGCAGCAACAGCGGGCCGAGGAGCTGTTGGAACAGGACCGCATCGATCAGTTGGTGCAGCTGGTGGGCGACAAAAACGTGGTGCGCCAGATGCTGCTGTCGCAGTTGGGGCGCAGCTTCCGCCAGGGAAAACATATCCTGCGGGTGCTCTACTACCGGCAGCTGTACAACCTGCTGCCCGGCTCGGCGCTGCGGCGTTCGGAAACCCATTTGGCGCGCCAGATCTTCAACGGCCTGACGCGCATAAATGAGGAAAACGGGGAACTCGAGTCCGATCTGTCTCACCATTGGCAGGCGCTGACGCCGCTGCACTGGCGGTTTTACCTGCGTCCGGCGATCCATTTTCATCACGGCCGCGAGCTGGAGATGGCGGACGTCATCACTTCCCTCTCACGTCTGACCTCGCAACCGCTGTTCTCGCATATCGAGAGCGTCACCTCGCCGACGCCGTTCGTGATCGACGTGCAGCTGCGCAGCCCCGACCACTGGCTGCCCTGGCTGCTGGGCAGCGTGCAGGCCATGATCCTGCCGCGCGAATGGCGCGAACTGCCTGATTTCGCCCGCCATCCGGTCGGCACCGGCCCCTACCGCATGGTGCGCAACCATCCCAGCCAGATGAAGATCCACGCCTTCGACGACTATTTCGGCTACCGGGCGCTGATCGACGAGGTGAACATCTGGGTGCTGCCGGAGTTTTCCGAAGAGCTGGTGCACTCCGGCGTGCAGCTGCAGGGCGATGAAACCGGCAACAGCGAGCTGGAAAGCCGGCTGGAAGAGGGCTGCTATTTCCTGCTGTTCGATCAGCGCTCCCCGCTGGCCGCCGATCCCGCCATTCGCAGTTGGCTGTGCGAATTGATCAACCCCATTTCGCTGCTGAGCCATGCCGGGCCGCTCTACCAGCGCTATTGGTCGCCGGCGTACGGACTGCTGCCGCGCTGGCACCACAACCGCACACTGGCGCAGCAGCCCAAGCCCGCGGGCCTGACCGAACTGACGATGACCCACTTCAATGAGCATTCGGAGTTTCACGCCATTCGCCAGGCGATCGAACCGCTGCTGGCGCAGCACGGCATCCGCCTGATTGTGCAAAGCGTGGATTACGCCACCTGGCACCAGGGCGACGCGCGCAGCGATCTGTGGCTCGGCAGCGCCAACTTCTACCTGCCGCTGGAGTTTTCGCTGTTCGCCACGCTGTACGAACTGCCGCTGGTGCAGCACTGCATGAACGAAGATCTGGCGCAGGACGCGGCGCTGTGGCGCGCCAACCGCTTGCCGCTGGCCGAGTTCTGCCAGCGTCTGGTCAGCAACCACCAGCTGCATCCGCTGTTCCACCACTGGCTGCAGCTGCACGGCCAGCGCAGCATGCGCGGCGTGCGGATGAACACCCTCGGCTGGTTCGACTTCAAGTCCGCCTGGTTTGCCCCGCCGGAGGCATAA
- the leuB gene encoding 3-isopropylmalate dehydrogenase, translating to MTKTYHIAVLPGDGIGPEVMAQARKVLDAVRQRFDIRITTAEYDVGGIAIDRHGSPLPPATVAGCEQADAILFGSVGGPKWEHLPPAEQPERGALLPLRKHFKLFSNLRPARLYQGLEAFCPLRADIAARGFDILCVRELTGGIYFGQPKGREGQGMQERAFDTEVYHRFEIERIARIAFESARKRRHKVTSIDKANVLQSSILWREVVNQVAKDYPDVSLSHMYIDNATMQLIKDPSQFDVLLCSNLFGDILSDECAMITGSMGMLPSASLNEQGFGLYEPAGGSAPDIAGKGIANPIAQILSATLLLRYSLGADEAADAVERAINQALEQGYRTADLAGDGKAVSTDEMGDIIARFVAQGA from the coding sequence ATGACGAAGACTTATCACATTGCCGTCTTGCCCGGAGACGGCATCGGCCCGGAAGTAATGGCTCAGGCGCGCAAAGTGTTGGACGCGGTGCGTCAACGCTTTGACATTCGCATCACCACTGCCGAATACGACGTCGGCGGCATCGCCATCGATCGCCACGGCAGCCCGCTGCCGCCGGCGACCGTCGCCGGCTGCGAGCAGGCCGACGCCATCCTGTTCGGATCGGTAGGCGGCCCGAAATGGGAACACCTGCCGCCGGCCGAGCAGCCGGAACGCGGCGCGCTGTTGCCGCTGCGCAAGCACTTCAAACTGTTCAGCAACCTGCGCCCGGCACGCCTGTATCAAGGGCTGGAGGCATTCTGCCCGCTGCGCGCCGACATCGCCGCCCGCGGCTTCGACATTCTGTGCGTGCGCGAACTGACCGGCGGCATCTACTTCGGCCAGCCGAAGGGCCGCGAAGGCCAGGGCATGCAGGAGCGCGCTTTCGATACCGAGGTGTATCACCGTTTCGAGATTGAACGCATCGCGCGCATCGCCTTCGAATCCGCCCGCAAGCGCCGCCACAAGGTGACGTCGATCGACAAGGCCAACGTGCTGCAAAGCTCCATCCTGTGGCGTGAAGTGGTCAATCAGGTCGCCAAGGATTACCCGGACGTGTCGCTGTCGCACATGTATATCGACAACGCTACCATGCAGCTGATCAAGGATCCGTCCCAGTTCGACGTGCTGCTGTGCTCCAACCTGTTCGGCGACATTCTGTCCGACGAGTGCGCGATGATCACCGGCTCGATGGGCATGTTGCCGTCCGCCAGCCTGAACGAGCAAGGCTTCGGCCTGTACGAACCGGCGGGCGGTTCCGCGCCGGATATTGCCGGCAAAGGCATTGCCAACCCGATTGCGCAGATCCTGTCCGCCACCCTGCTGCTGCGTTACAGCCTGGGCGCCGATGAAGCGGCCGACGCCGTGGAGCGCGCCATCAACCAGGCGTTGGAACAGGGCTACCGCACCGCCGATCTGGCCGGTGACGGCAAAGCCGTCAGCACCGATGAAATGGGCGACATCATCGCTCGCTTTGTAGCTCAGGGGGCATAA
- the leuA gene encoding 2-isopropylmalate synthase, with protein sequence MSQQVIIFDTTLRDGEQALQASLSVKEKIQIALALERMGVDVMEVGFPVSSPGDFESVQTIARQIKNSRVCGLARCVDKDIDVAAEALRVAEAFRIHVFLATSTLHIESKLKRSFDEVLEMAVRSVKRARNYTDDVEFSCEDAGRTPIDNLCRVVEAAINAGATTINIPDTVGYTTPNQFGGIITTLYDRVPNIDKAIISVHCHDDLGMAVGNSIAAVQAGARQVEGTLNGIGERAGNCSLEEVIMAIKVRQDIMNVHTNINHQEIFRTSQIVSQLCNMPIPANKAIVGSNAFAHSSGIHQDGVLKNRENYEIMTPQSIGLKDVQLNLTSRSGRAAVKHRMEEMGYQEQDYNLDTLYAAFLKLADKKGQVFDYDLEALAFINKQQEEPEHFSLGYFSVQSGSSIMATASVKLICGGEEKAEAATGNGPVDAVYQAINRITDYPIELVKYQLTAKGHGRDALGQVDIVVSYNGRRFHGVGLATDIVESSAKAMVHVLNNIWRSQQVEKEKQRLQQNKHQNNQETV encoded by the coding sequence ATGAGCCAACAAGTCATTATTTTCGATACCACGCTGCGTGATGGCGAACAGGCGTTGCAGGCCAGCCTGAGCGTAAAAGAGAAGATTCAGATTGCGCTGGCGCTGGAAAGAATGGGCGTCGACGTGATGGAGGTCGGCTTCCCGGTCTCTTCGCCGGGCGACTTCGAGTCGGTGCAAACCATCGCGCGCCAGATCAAGAACAGCCGCGTCTGCGGCCTGGCCCGCTGTGTGGACAAAGACATCGATGTGGCCGCCGAAGCGCTGCGCGTCGCCGAAGCGTTCCGCATCCACGTATTCCTGGCCACCTCGACCCTGCACATTGAATCGAAGCTGAAACGCTCGTTCGACGAAGTGTTGGAGATGGCGGTGCGCTCGGTCAAACGCGCCCGCAACTACACTGACGACGTAGAGTTCTCCTGTGAAGACGCCGGCCGCACGCCGATCGACAATCTGTGCCGCGTGGTCGAAGCCGCCATCAACGCCGGCGCCACCACCATCAATATTCCGGACACCGTCGGTTACACCACGCCGAACCAGTTCGGCGGCATCATCACCACCTTGTATGACCGCGTGCCAAACATCGACAAAGCCATCATTTCCGTGCACTGCCACGACGATTTGGGCATGGCGGTCGGCAACTCCATCGCCGCGGTTCAGGCCGGCGCCCGTCAGGTGGAAGGCACCCTGAACGGCATCGGTGAGCGCGCCGGCAACTGTTCGCTGGAAGAGGTGATCATGGCGATTAAGGTGCGCCAGGACATCATGAACGTGCACACCAACATCAATCATCAGGAAATCTTCCGCACCAGCCAGATCGTCAGCCAGCTGTGCAACATGCCGATCCCGGCCAACAAGGCGATCGTCGGCTCCAACGCCTTCGCCCACTCCTCCGGCATTCACCAGGACGGCGTGCTGAAGAACCGCGAAAACTACGAAATCATGACCCCGCAGTCGATCGGCCTGAAGGATGTGCAGTTGAACCTGACCTCCCGCTCCGGCCGCGCGGCGGTGAAACACCGCATGGAAGAGATGGGCTACCAGGAGCAGGACTACAACCTGGATACCCTGTACGCCGCCTTCCTGAAGCTGGCCGACAAAAAGGGCCAGGTGTTCGACTATGACCTGGAGGCGCTGGCCTTCATCAATAAACAGCAGGAAGAGCCGGAGCACTTCAGCTTGGGCTACTTCAGCGTGCAGTCCGGCAGCAGCATCATGGCTACCGCCTCGGTGAAACTGATCTGCGGCGGCGAAGAGAAAGCCGAGGCCGCCACCGGCAATGGCCCGGTCGATGCGGTTTATCAGGCAATCAACCGCATCACCGACTACCCGATCGAGCTGGTGAAATACCAGCTGACCGCCAAGGGCCATGGCCGCGACGCGCTGGGCCAGGTGGATATCGTGGTCTCTTACAACGGCCGCCGCTTCCACGGCGTAGGTCTGGCGACCGACATCGTCGAATCTTCCGCCAAGGCGATGGTGCACGTGTTGAACAATATTTGGCGCTCACAGCAGGTAGAAAAAGAAAAGCAGCGCCTGCAACAAAACAAACATCAAAATAATCAGGAAACGGTGTGA